Proteins encoded within one genomic window of Fragaria vesca subsp. vesca linkage group LG1, FraVesHawaii_1.0, whole genome shotgun sequence:
- the LOC101306085 gene encoding ZF-HD homeobox protein At4g24660-like yields MEFEDQEEHDEEMEMEPSYDSLVNNNGGGGGGGARLKMAAEAAAGQLQQQQQHQQTTKACRYRECLKNHAVGIGGHALDGCGEFLAAGAEGTLDALKCAACNCHRNFHRKETDEPYGQLVPHQSHVGGGHHNHHVHGFGHPQFSPSGGYYRTPAGYLHVTTQHRPLALPSTSGGGGTDQDDDMSNPSGGGGGGSGFGMGTTSSKKRFRTKFSQEQKERMLELAERLGWRIQKQDEAAVQSFCDETGVKRHVLKVWMHNNKHTLGKKP; encoded by the coding sequence ATGGAGTTTGAGGATCAGGAGGAGCACGATGAGGAGATGGAGATGGAGCCGAGTTACGACTCGCTTGTGAACAACAACGGAGGTGGAGGTGGAGGTGGTGCTCGACTTAAAATGGCAGCCGAAGCGGCTGCGGGTCAGCTACAGCAACAACAGCAGCACCAGCAGACAACGAAGGCCTGCAGGTACAGGGAGTGCTTAAAGAACCATGCCGTGGGGATCGGCGGCCACGCGCTGGACGGCTGCGGCGAGTTTCTGGCCGCGGGAGCCGAGGGGACGCTGGACGCGCTGAAATGTGCCGCGTGTAACTGCCACCGCAACTTCCACCGCAAGGAGACCGACGAGCCTTACGGTCAGCTGGTGCCGCACCAGAGCCACGTCGGCGGCGGCCATCATAACCACCACGTCCACGGCTTCGGCCACCCGCAATTCTCGCCGAGTGGAGGCTACTACCGCACCCCCGCCGGGTACCTCCACGTGACGACGCAGCACAGGCCGCTGGCGCTGCCGTCGACCTCTGGCGGTGGCGGCACGGATCAGGACGACGACATGTCGAATCCCAGCGGAGGCGGCGGAGGAGGGAGTGGATTTGGGATGGGAACGACGTCGTCTAAGAAGAGGTTCAGGACCAAGTTTAGTCAGGAGCAGAAGGAGAGGATGCTGGAGCTGGCGGAGCGGCTGGGGTGGAGGATTCAGAAGCAGGACGAGGCGGCAGTGCAGAGCTTCTGCGACGAGACCGGTGTGAAGCGTCATGTCCTCAAGGTTTGGATGCATAACAACAAACACACCCTCGGCAAGAAACCCTAG
- the LOC101295761 gene encoding uncharacterized protein LOC101295761, producing MASLSYDHSLFLRRSQIQPFPRRYLLLFYHRTTDTRRFSTSSAESTQTEFTEENAYELLGVSETSSFADIKASFHKLAKQTHPDLVHSDHDSDASRRFVQILAAYEILSDCERRAHYDRDLLSQRKLMQKQSGGGGALHLYKFHSTYRGMEVVEWLKWYRVAISDVLAERRVVVGTGYFDVLERDFYSAIHAAYYGPEIESIDCLPDCFEAEERSVYETPEVLHLVSGRDVFGMVCVVDKVPELAYSNKRLNYSTSADLGICQSAEDLRISMSSGGTHTSDPFRDLKLHISGRVVATATRVPPKSYCDGIQNEDTDHIHVFLSSDDNPVHTSKGFTEASSSGSAVGSRILLGTITGLRTSSEEGSCLVYNSSGTKTHVIMKHRTLLVKHMHWYGLGDNVSVCECRCTRARLPPSKFWLFEPRCGMHDIGGWYVETYGKDQKGQLLPSQRFWDGFDAREQEKRLHPAMYLLAMAYRTLDLEDAKRKKHTFRDVVDRNLFKLLNWCKRLA from the exons ATGGCTTCTCTCTCCTACGACCACTCGCTGTTTCTCCGCCGCAGTCAAATTCAACCGTTTCCTCGGCGTTATCTCTTGTTATTCTATCACCGGACCACCGATACTCGGCGGTTCAGCACCAGCAGCGCCGAGTCAACTCAGACCGAGTTCACCGAGGAAAACGCATACGAGCTCTTAGGCGTGTCGGAGACGAGCTCATTCGCCGACATCAAAGCTTCGTTCCACAAATTGGCGAAACAGACTCACCCGGACCTCGTTCACTCCGATCACGATTCCGACGCTTCTCGCCGATTCGTTCAAATCCTCGCCGCCTATGAG ATTCTTTCGGATTGCGAAAGGAGGGCGCATTACGACAGGGACCTGTTATCGCAGCGAAAGCTTATGCAGAAGCAATCCGGGGGAGGTGGTGCATTGCATTTGTATAAGTTTCATAGTACATATAGGGGGATGGAAGTTGTGGAATGGTTGAAATGGTATAGAGTTGCGATAAGTGATGTGTTGGCTGAGAGGAGGGTGGTTGTTGGAACAGGTTATTTTGATGTGCTCGAGAGGGATTTTTATTCCGCCATACATGCGGCGTATTATGGTCCTGAAATTGAGTCTATTGATTGTCTTCCTGACTGCTTTGAAGCTGAAGAGAGGTCTGTGTATGAAACTCCGGAGGTGCTGCATTTGGTTTCGGGGCGTGATGTTTTTGGGATGGTCTGTGTAGTAGATAAAGTTCCGGAGTTAGCATATAGCAACAAGAGGTTGAACTATTCCACATCAGCGGATTTAGGTATATGTCAATCTGCTGAGGATTTGAGAATCTCTATGAGCTCTGGTGGCACCCACACATCTGATCCTTTTAGAGATTTAAAATTGCATATATCTGGAAGGGTGGTTGCTACGGCCACTAGAGTCCCTCCCAAAAGCTATTGTGACGGGATACAGAATGAAGACACTGATCACATTCACGTTTTTCTGAGCTCTGATGATAACCCTGTGCATACCAGCAAAGGGTTTACTGAAGCTTCAAGTTCAGGCAGTGCTGTGGGGTCAAGGATTCTATTGGGAACTATAACTGGGTTACGGACTAGCTCAGAAGAAGGGTCTTGTCTTGTCTACAATAGCAGTGGTACCAAGACCCATGTGATTATGAAGCATAGAACACTGCTG GTGAAACACATGCATTGGTATGGATTAGGAGACAATGTTTCTGTATGTGAGTGTAGATGCACGAGAGCACGATTACCACCAAGCAA ATTTTGGTTGTTTGAGCCTCGTTGTGGCATGCATGACATAGGCGGTTGGTATGTTGAAACATATGGCAAAGATCAGAAAGGACAGTTATTACCATCACAGAGATTTTGGGATGGCTTTGATGCTAGGGAACAAGAAAA GAGACTCCATCCTGCGATGTACCTTCTTGCTATGGCATATAGAACTTTAGATCTTGAAGATGCAAAAAGAAAGAAACATACATTCAGGGATGTTGTCGACAGAAACCTGTTCAAATTACTCAATTGGTGCAAAAGACTTGCTTAA
- the LOC101296047 gene encoding uncharacterized protein ycf36-like has translation MLRVDVYCSLLSSPRQVKLVNVGNRSLGSWQIQQRSAQRLPKGISVKAVKDGMGGETSGFRGQSWEPGSEVEVPFEQRPVNEYSSLKESTLYSWGDLGPGPFFLRLGGLWLVTFTVLGAPIAAASFNPARDPLRFVLAAGTGTLFLVSLIVLRIYLGWSYVGDRLLSAVIPYEETGWYDGQMWVKPPEVLARDRLLGSYKVKPVIKLLKQTLVGTGVLLVSAVMLFIFATPVEDFIQTTFSTKENSSNVSVSKMRREDLLKLPIEVKSDDDLAAAAAEAADGRPVYCRDRFYRALAGGQYCKSDDLLMK, from the exons ATGCTCCGGGTGGATGTGTATTGCTCTCTACTTTCTAGTCCTCGACAAGTCAAGTTGGTAAATGTCGGCAACAGAAGTTTAGGGTCATGGCAGATACAGCAGCGTAGTGCTCAAAGACTACCCAAGGGGATTTCTGTCAAGGCGGTGAAAGATGGGATGGGAGGGGAAACAAGCGGATTTCGGGGTCAGAGTTGGGAGCCTGGGTCAGAAGTTGAGGTTCCCTTTGAACAAAGACCG GTGAATGAGTACTCATCTTTGAAGGAATCAACCTTGTACTCATGGGGCGATCTGGGACCAGGGCCTTTTTTCCTTCGTCTAGGAGGTTTGTGGTTGGTAACATTCACAGTTTTAGGAGCACCTATAGCAGCTGCAAGCTTTAATCCAGCAAGG GACCCTCTAAGATTTGTGCTCGCAGCTGGAACTGGAACTCTTTTCCTGGTGTCATTGATTGTCTTAAGAATTTATCTG GGATGGAGTTACGTTGGTGATAGACTACTATCAGCTGTCATACCTTATGAAGAGACTGGATGGTATGATGGACAAATGTGGGTGAAACCACCTGAG GTCCTGGCTCGTGACAGACTGTTGGGCTCTTACAAG GTTAAACCAGTCATCAAGTTGCTGAAACAGACTCTAGTCGGAACAGGGGTATTGCTTGTTTCAGCAGTGATGCTATTTATCTTTGCTACACCAGTGGAGGATTTCATTCAAACCACATTTTCTACAAAAGAAAACTCATCAAATGTTTCCGTCTCAAAAATGAG AAGAGAAGACCTGCTTAAATTGCCTATAGAGGTGAAATCTGATGATGACCTAGCAGCAGCTGCTGCTGAGGCGGCAGATGGAAGACCAGTGTACTGCAGAGATAGGTTTTATCGTGCACTAGCAGGTGGACAATACTGCAAGTCGGATGATCTACTCATGAAGTGA
- the LOC101306377 gene encoding prolyl 4-hydroxylase subunit alpha-1-like, protein MRPKSLNGNWSSRLKFKAKLRLPTVVILCSFCFIAGFFISSLFYQACKDVDGGGSSPRTRLLETEYETMPFGETGDGSLTSMPFQVLSWYPRALYFPNFASAEQCETIIDLAKPELKPSTLALRDGETEENTKGIRTSSGMFLSASQDKSGTLDVIEEKIARATMLPRTHGEAFNVLRYEIGQKYNSHYDAFHPDEYGPQPSQRVASFLLYLTDVKEGGETMFPYESGLNLDGKHDAHECMGLRVKPRRGDGLLFYSLLPNGTIDPLSIHGSCPVIKGTKWVATKWIRNQVQED, encoded by the exons ATGAGACCCAAATCCCTCAACGGGAATTGGAGCTCCAGGTTGAAGTTCAAAGCCAAGCTCCGATTACCCACCGTCGTCATTTTGTGCTCCTTTTGCTTCATTGCCGGCTTCTTCATCTCCTCTCTCTTCTATCAGGCATGTAAA GATGTAGATGGTGGTGGCAGTTCACCCAGAACGAGGCTGCTGGAAACCGAGTACGAAACGATGCCGTTTGGGGAGACTGGAGACGGGTCTTTAACTTCAATGCCCTTCCAG GTGTTGAGCTGGTATCCAAGAGCGTTATATTTTCCTAATTTTGCTTCTGCGGAGCAATGTGAGACTATTATTGATTTGGCAAAGCCGGAGCTTAAACCCTCGACGTTGGCTTTGAGAGATGGAGAGACTGAGGAGAATACAAAGGGGATTAGAACAAG TTCTGGGATGTTTCTTTCGGCTTCTCAAGACAAGTCTGGGACTTTGGATGTCATTGAGGAAAAGATTGCAAGAGCAACAATGCTTCCCAGGACTCATGGAGAG GCATTCAACGTCTTGCGTTATGAGATTGGGCAGAAGTATAATTCTCATTATGATGCTTTCCACCCAGATGAATATGGTCCACAGCCAAGCCAAAGG GTTGCATCATTTTTGTTATATTTAACCGATGTTAAAGAAGGCGGGGAAACAATGTTTCCGTATGAG AGCGGCTTGAACCTGGATGGAAAACATGATGCTCATGAATGTATGGGTTTGAGAGTGAAGCCACGCAGAGGAGACGGTCTTCTGTTTTATTCTTTGCTCCCTAATGGTACAATTGATCCG TTATCAATACATGGGAGTTGCCCTGTAATCAAAGGCACAAAATGGGTGGCTACAAAGTGGATCAGGAATCAAGTACAAGAGGATTAA
- the LOC101306671 gene encoding major facilitator superfamily domain-containing protein 5-like, whose product MAVVVETSVWEPSPALYVFIFFACLFSILFFPYASGTANTSAASVAKAPSLFDHGGSPTASSFRFQRNFLLLYSLASVMEGLWSVFGEFELAYYGLSKEKMVLYLCVGFAASISIGSLLGVVCDLIGPKKVCFFFCLLHLLVGLLKRIIPHPSVWMASICLSITSSVFSFGFETWMVVQHDEQGHRQDMLSETFWLMSFFESACLIGSQVFSNWLIGNNAERSMAAHSTAAIFLAAISLVCLTKGCKEIPHKVALKEYRASFRAYIVGDKRIWLLAWAQACLHFSVAVFWILWAPTIVADGREVHLGLIYPCFLGSRMLGSTVFPWLISGLSSLRTEDCLVYAFIVLGLVMSITAYDYQEVGMLVTLFCIFHAGLGVVLPSLARLRTMYVPNALRGGMISLSQAPANAAILLFLVQGKYHNNIGNSTIIAFSALGLFTAAGCMHVLKRWGKQPYQNWHKL is encoded by the exons ATGGCGGTGGTGGTTGAGACCTCCGTTTGGGAACCGAGTCCGGCGCTCTACGTCTTCATCTTCTTCGCCTGCCTCTTCTCGATTCTCTTCTTCCCCTACGCCTCCGGCACCGCCAACACCAGCGCCGCCTCCGTGGCGAAAGCTCCGTCGCTTTTCGACCACGGCGGCTCCCCCACCGCCTCGTCGTTCCGGTTCCAGCGGAACTTCCTGCTGCTCTATTCTCTCGCCTCAG TTATGGAAGGACTGTGGTCGGTGTTCGGTGAGTTTGAGCTGGCGTACTACGGATTAAGCAAAGAGAAAATGGTGCTTTATCTCTGTGTAGGATTCGCAGCTTCGATTTCTATTGGTTCTTTGTTAGGTGTGGTTTGTGATTTAAT AGGTCCGAAGAAAGTTTGTTTCTTCTTTTGCTTGCTACACCTCCTTGTTGGCTTGTTGAAGAGAATCATCCCTCATCCGAGTGTTTGGATGGCTAGTATTTGTTTGTCTATCACAAGTTCTGTTTTTTCATTCGGTTTCGAGACTTGGATGGTAGTTCAACATGACGAG CAAGGGCACAGGCAGGATATGCTGAGTGAGACATTTTGGTTGATGAGTTTCTTTGAGTCAGCATGTCTTATTGGAAGCCAGGTTTTTTCAAATTGGCTCATAGGTAATAATGCGGAGAGAAGTATGGCGGCTCATTCCACTGCAGCTATCTTCTTGGCAGCAATAAGCTTAGTCTGTCTCACCAAGGGATGTAAAGAAATCCCACACAAAGTAGCTCTAAAGGAGTATAGGGCATCTTTTCGTGCATACATTGTTGGCG ATAAAAGAATATGGCTTTTGGCATGGGCACAAGCTTGCCTTCACTTCTCTGTAGCAGTATTCTGGATACTATGGGCCCCAACAATAGTG GCTGACGGACGAGAGGTGCACCTAGGGTTGATATATCCCTGTTTTCTGGGATCAAGAATGCTAGGAAGCACAGTATTCCCATGGCTCATTAGTGGACTTTCATCCCTTAGAACTGAGGATTGCCTAGTATATGCATTCATTGTTCTGGGGCTAGTAATGTCCATAACAGCTTATGACTATCAG GAAGTTGGGATGCTAGTTACACTATTTTGCATATTTCATGCCGGCCTTGGCGTGGTACTGCCTTCACTTGCCAGATTGAGAACCAT GTATGTGCCTAATGCACTGCGTGGAGGGATGATAAGCCTTTCTCAAGCCCCCGCAAATGCAGCAATTCTGCTTTTTCTGGTGCAA GGAAAATACCACAATAACATTGGAAACTCAACGATCATAGCATTTTCTGCCCTGGGGTTATTCACAGCAGCCGGCTGCATGCATGTCTTGAAGCGATGGGGGAAGCAACCATATCAGAACTGGCACAAATTGTGA